The Echinicola rosea genome has a segment encoding these proteins:
- a CDS encoding FecR family protein — MDHKSENIFYELIARRDFVDWVKHPSGERNYFWQKWIKEHPDDQESFLKAREFVERLQVKQHHLDGAELDSMLDKVIAADGPPSVRATFSKAQGFFGQWLKVAAILVLCLMLALISGEVLMETEVISPQEITWKSAENPRGRKSKINLPDGTIVHLNYESKLVFPEQFAASRRIVQLDGEAFFEVAHDARRPFIVQTEGMETQVLGTSFNVKAPKYSDGTEVSLVTGKVRVKLDNLKEQLLAPGEQITYHAQSGVFSRRNFNIAQVTAWKEGVIIFTDTDFEAFIDKLSKWYGVDFQVYGSTPKNWKVNGRYENEKLEDILTGMQFMYDVKFQIDGKNVTLKFDP, encoded by the coding sequence GTGGATCATAAAAGCGAAAACATATTCTACGAACTCATCGCAAGGAGGGATTTTGTCGATTGGGTAAAGCATCCATCAGGTGAGCGGAATTATTTCTGGCAGAAATGGATAAAGGAGCATCCTGATGATCAAGAAAGCTTCCTAAAGGCGAGGGAATTTGTTGAGCGGTTACAGGTCAAGCAGCATCATTTGGATGGGGCGGAACTGGACAGCATGCTGGACAAGGTGATAGCGGCGGATGGGCCACCATCAGTACGTGCCACTTTTTCCAAAGCTCAAGGCTTCTTCGGACAATGGCTCAAGGTGGCAGCTATATTGGTCTTATGTCTGATGCTGGCACTTATCAGTGGCGAGGTACTCATGGAAACAGAGGTCATTTCCCCACAAGAGATTACCTGGAAATCAGCAGAGAATCCCCGTGGCAGAAAATCGAAGATCAACCTGCCAGACGGTACCATCGTCCACCTGAATTACGAGAGCAAGCTAGTGTTTCCAGAGCAGTTTGCAGCTTCCCGACGGATAGTGCAGCTGGATGGGGAGGCGTTTTTTGAAGTTGCCCATGATGCCCGTAGGCCCTTTATAGTGCAGACAGAAGGAATGGAAACCCAAGTGCTGGGAACATCCTTTAATGTAAAAGCACCAAAATACAGCGATGGTACCGAAGTATCCTTGGTGACAGGAAAGGTAAGGGTAAAGCTTGACAACCTCAAAGAACAACTCCTAGCTCCCGGCGAACAAATCACCTACCATGCACAAAGTGGAGTGTTCTCAAGGAGAAATTTCAATATAGCACAGGTCACTGCATGGAAGGAAGGAGTAATCATTTTCACAGATACAGATTTTGAGGCATTTATCGATAAGCTAAGCAAATGGTACGGTGTGGACTTTCAGGTCTATGGGAGCACTCCCAAAAACTGGAAGGTCAATGGCCGGTATGAAAATGAAAAGCTGGAAGATATCCTTACGGGGATGCAGTTTATGTATGATGTAAAATTTCAAATCGATGGCAAGAATGTAACCCTAAAATTTGATCCATAA
- a CDS encoding non-ribosomal peptide synthetase, translated as MGISKTQDYDAEHFLASKEGSSPFLDDILQGLEQGSDIHQSFTALFHQVADTYPNKTAIEFYQKTISYLELEQKSNQFAAFLTAGKVIEGSILAIALDRSIEMVVAMLGIVKAGCTYLPVDPKLPHERIQYMLEDAGARAIITSKSVLQEVKCTAEKLNIDTIFPILDEYSTSYVERIQDTSSLAYILYTSGSTGNPKGVKISHKNLTNLLLSVQKAPGMSPEDRLLAITTISFDIAGIELFLPLITGATIVMADSDAIKDGRSLLALLKEKEISFMQATPATWRMMVMAGWDKPLPVRILSGGEAFPKDLAIRLMELCEEVWNGYGPTETTIYSTMKRLDPSDTQITIGKPMANTDVYILDEAMNPVAEGEVGEIYISGEGVAKGYLGRPDLTAERFLPNNFDLDYPIIYKTGDLGCFLPSGEIVCKGRIDHQVKIRGFRIELGEIEQQLIKEPAIKEVAIHTWEDIPGNKRLVAYIVLEDASSTDEKKFSKFINLWKQNLKKSLPTYMIPVDWMPLEKLPLTANQKIDRKALPEPIPARPSFVNPKQQPATETEQLIHDIWCKSLRMSSISVEADFFELGGHSLLAVEVMTAVDQKTGKNVPLTTLFSHPTIRKFAAYLDQNSGDGAWASLVPIRSKGHLTPLYLVHGLAANAGTFYKLIDRLDEQQPIYGLQSKGLNGIDKPNETVQEMAAHYLQEILEQNPDGPYILGGYSFGGYVAFEMARMLTDMGKQVSKVLMFDTQAVNLPQKNHLSTGVLSRFNAQLAKRKVLFQVMLKAPKTYQKMKTRAVKRKKEKLLQKLGLAPAPPQDGRAAVIKKIREINHQAMVNYAPHSLDVPVIVFKAKIIPSRSENHWANGWTDYSKNVVVVPVKGDHFTLFEEPFVDDVGEKLKHLLNRSNH; from the coding sequence ATGGGAATTTCTAAAACACAAGACTATGATGCTGAGCATTTCTTGGCATCCAAAGAAGGATCATCTCCATTTTTAGATGATATTCTACAGGGCCTTGAACAAGGCAGCGACATTCACCAATCTTTTACGGCTTTGTTTCATCAGGTAGCTGATACCTACCCCAATAAAACGGCCATAGAATTCTATCAAAAGACCATTTCTTACCTTGAACTGGAACAAAAATCCAATCAATTTGCTGCGTTTTTGACAGCAGGAAAAGTCATTGAAGGAAGCATACTGGCAATTGCTTTGGACAGGTCGATAGAAATGGTCGTGGCCATGTTGGGTATTGTCAAGGCGGGCTGCACCTACTTGCCGGTAGATCCCAAACTTCCCCACGAAAGAATCCAGTACATGCTGGAAGATGCCGGAGCGAGGGCTATCATTACTTCCAAATCGGTGCTTCAGGAGGTAAAATGCACTGCCGAAAAATTAAATATTGACACTATTTTTCCCATCCTTGATGAATACAGTACCTCTTATGTGGAGCGGATACAGGACACATCCTCGCTAGCATACATTCTTTATACATCCGGCTCCACGGGAAATCCAAAGGGAGTCAAAATCAGCCATAAAAATCTCACCAACCTATTGCTTAGCGTTCAGAAAGCTCCCGGAATGAGTCCTGAAGACCGACTATTGGCGATTACGACCATCTCCTTTGACATTGCTGGGATAGAGCTCTTTTTGCCCCTGATCACGGGGGCCACCATCGTCATGGCAGATTCCGATGCCATTAAGGACGGGAGGTCTTTGCTTGCCCTTCTGAAGGAAAAAGAGATTTCTTTTATGCAGGCGACGCCCGCTACTTGGCGGATGATGGTCATGGCCGGATGGGACAAACCATTACCTGTCCGCATCCTGAGTGGTGGAGAAGCATTCCCCAAAGACTTGGCCATCCGTCTGATGGAACTGTGCGAGGAGGTATGGAATGGATACGGCCCCACCGAAACGACCATTTATTCTACCATGAAGCGGCTCGATCCCTCAGATACACAAATTACCATCGGCAAGCCTATGGCAAATACCGATGTGTACATTCTTGATGAAGCTATGAACCCAGTAGCTGAAGGGGAGGTGGGCGAAATCTACATCAGCGGGGAGGGAGTGGCAAAAGGATACCTCGGCCGGCCGGACCTCACCGCAGAGCGTTTTCTCCCCAATAATTTTGATCTAGATTATCCCATCATTTATAAAACAGGTGACTTGGGATGCTTTCTGCCATCCGGAGAAATTGTATGCAAGGGGCGGATTGACCATCAGGTGAAAATCCGTGGTTTTCGGATTGAGCTAGGCGAAATCGAACAGCAATTGATCAAAGAACCCGCCATCAAAGAGGTTGCCATTCACACTTGGGAAGACATTCCTGGCAATAAACGACTGGTAGCCTACATCGTCTTGGAGGATGCTTCCAGTACGGATGAAAAGAAATTTTCGAAGTTTATTAACCTGTGGAAACAAAACCTGAAGAAGTCCTTACCGACCTACATGATCCCAGTGGATTGGATGCCCCTCGAGAAGCTACCATTAACGGCCAATCAAAAAATTGACCGTAAAGCACTTCCCGAGCCAATACCTGCTCGTCCCTCCTTCGTCAATCCCAAGCAGCAACCAGCCACTGAAACGGAACAGCTGATTCATGACATCTGGTGCAAAAGCCTCAGGATGTCCTCCATTTCCGTGGAGGCAGATTTTTTTGAACTGGGCGGCCATTCGTTGCTGGCTGTGGAGGTCATGACTGCAGTGGATCAAAAGACCGGTAAAAATGTCCCACTGACCACACTCTTTAGCCATCCTACCATCAGGAAATTTGCCGCATATTTGGATCAGAACAGCGGTGATGGAGCATGGGCTTCTTTGGTACCTATCCGATCCAAAGGCCATCTTACCCCACTCTACTTAGTCCATGGCTTGGCGGCCAATGCCGGCACCTTCTATAAGCTCATCGATCGCCTTGATGAGCAACAGCCGATTTACGGATTACAATCCAAAGGTCTCAATGGCATAGATAAGCCCAATGAAACGGTACAGGAAATGGCTGCCCACTACCTCCAGGAAATCCTGGAGCAAAATCCCGACGGACCATATATTTTAGGGGGGTATTCTTTTGGGGGCTACGTGGCATTCGAAATGGCAAGAATGCTGACCGATATGGGAAAGCAGGTCTCCAAGGTTCTTATGTTTGATACCCAAGCGGTCAATTTACCGCAAAAAAATCACCTATCTACTGGCGTACTCTCCAGATTTAATGCTCAATTGGCCAAAAGAAAAGTCCTCTTTCAGGTCATGCTAAAAGCCCCGAAAACTTATCAAAAAATGAAAACCAGGGCCGTAAAGCGTAAAAAAGAGAAGTTATTGCAGAAATTAGGGCTAGCACCGGCACCACCTCAAGATGGTCGGGCAGCAGTGATCAAAAAGATCAGGGAGATAAATCATCAAGCAATGGTGAACTATGCTCCCCATTCCCTGGATGTACCGGTGATCGTGTTCAAGGCAAAAATCATCCCTTCACGATCTGAAAACCACTGGGCAAATGGCTGGACGGACTACAGCAAAAACGTAGTGGTAGTTCCCGTGAAAGGTGACCATTTTACGCTATTCGAAGAACCTTTTGTGGATGATGTCGGAGAAAAGCTAAAACACCTCCTCAACCGAAGCAACCATTAG
- a CDS encoding response regulator transcription factor: protein MSKARLLVVEDDPNLGDILQEYLTMKGYDTMLCRDGEEGWSNFKKGKYDLAILDIMMPKKDGFTLGKDIKKIEEDLPIIYLTAKNMKDDVIEGLKIGADDYITKPFSMEELLLRIGAILRRTQKEEDVAQALKNYAFGDLILHYDEQMLESNEGKHKLTSKENELLRLLAAELNKPVNRSYALKQIWGDDSYFNARSMDVYLSKIRKLIKVDPKVQIITLHGEGFKMVVSEE from the coding sequence ATGAGCAAAGCAAGACTTTTAGTAGTGGAAGACGATCCCAACTTGGGAGACATTTTACAAGAATACCTGACCATGAAAGGGTATGATACCATGCTCTGTAGGGATGGGGAAGAAGGCTGGAGCAATTTCAAAAAAGGTAAATATGACTTGGCCATATTGGATATTATGATGCCCAAAAAGGATGGTTTTACCTTAGGAAAGGACATTAAAAAAATAGAAGAAGACCTCCCTATCATCTATTTGACGGCCAAAAACATGAAGGATGATGTGATCGAAGGCCTTAAGATCGGTGCGGATGACTATATTACGAAGCCCTTCAGTATGGAAGAGCTCCTGCTTCGGATTGGGGCGATCCTCCGGCGCACCCAGAAGGAAGAAGATGTGGCCCAAGCTTTAAAAAACTACGCCTTTGGAGACTTGATCCTGCACTATGACGAGCAGATGCTGGAGAGTAATGAGGGAAAGCACAAGCTTACTTCCAAAGAAAACGAGTTGCTCCGGCTGTTGGCAGCCGAACTGAACAAGCCCGTAAATAGAAGTTATGCACTCAAGCAGATCTGGGGCGATGACAGCTATTTTAATGCCCGCAGCATGGACGTTTACCTCAGCAAAATCCGTAAACTTATCAAAGTGGACCCAAAAGTACAGATCATCACACTGCATGGCGAAGGATTTAAGATGGTCGTGAGTGAAGAATGA
- a CDS encoding sensor histidine kinase: MSKTKMKIIILLMSLACLGLVGFQYYWVANAIQINQERFEQNVYQSLAASITKLEKNETSDIILNAMAKDSTFKQMLFQKIEPIEFNVRRSISIERRPSMLDSIFRQKVPQVSQTFQRMIASRGGKPESQFELQKYFELPASVAKQLFTPDEMAIYLKEKEKYLEFVARRDSFVQVQDYMVNREALITDEYNISENAAENIVKANKKIELMNVVMSQLLADAQENIFLRVDTTRLHRDIASQLKKRGITGDFELAILDSKDILIPVNSIDDKGSFHQNSIKAELFPGDLISQENFILIHFPSKQLHILKKIWLPLSSSLVFLLIIILCFVYAIKVIIRQKKLSETKNDFINNMTHEFKTPIATVSLAVEALQDPELINQDTFRNRYLGIIKDENKRLGSQVEKVLQAAALDKKDFKLKFEQVNIVDLIKDAKKHFDLQVEKKGGRIMLEIDVNVPYLEADAFHLSNIINNLLDNANKYSAEKPQIALKVKELAGGFSITIKDNGMGMSKESVKKIFDKFYRVPTGNVHDVKGFGLGLAYVKTMVEEHCGEITVESEINKGSTFTITLPRKK, encoded by the coding sequence ATGTCTAAGACAAAAATGAAAATTATCATTCTGTTAATGTCGCTGGCCTGCTTGGGTTTGGTGGGCTTCCAGTATTACTGGGTGGCCAACGCTATCCAGATCAATCAGGAGCGATTCGAGCAGAATGTATATCAGTCCTTGGCAGCGAGCATTACCAAACTGGAGAAGAATGAGACCAGTGATATTATCTTGAATGCCATGGCCAAGGACAGCACCTTCAAGCAGATGCTTTTTCAAAAAATAGAGCCTATTGAGTTTAATGTCCGGCGATCCATATCGATTGAGCGAAGGCCATCGATGTTGGATTCCATTTTTAGGCAGAAGGTACCACAGGTGTCACAGACATTTCAGCGGATGATTGCTTCCAGAGGGGGAAAACCCGAAAGCCAGTTTGAGCTTCAGAAATACTTCGAATTGCCCGCCTCTGTGGCCAAACAGCTATTTACACCGGATGAAATGGCCATTTACTTGAAGGAAAAGGAAAAGTACCTTGAATTTGTAGCTCGAAGGGACAGTTTCGTGCAGGTGCAGGATTATATGGTCAACCGAGAGGCGCTCATTACGGACGAATACAATATTTCCGAAAATGCTGCTGAGAACATTGTCAAGGCCAATAAGAAAATTGAGTTGATGAATGTGGTCATGTCGCAGTTATTGGCAGATGCCCAGGAAAACATATTCCTCAGGGTGGATACCACACGACTTCACCGGGATATTGCTTCTCAATTGAAGAAAAGAGGTATTACGGGGGATTTTGAACTGGCCATTTTGGACAGCAAGGATATACTGATTCCGGTCAATTCCATTGATGATAAGGGATCCTTTCACCAGAACAGTATTAAAGCAGAGCTTTTTCCGGGTGACCTGATCAGCCAAGAAAACTTTATTCTTATCCACTTTCCCTCTAAACAACTCCACATCCTAAAGAAGATTTGGTTACCACTGTCCAGTTCGCTTGTTTTCTTACTGATCATCATATTGTGTTTTGTCTATGCGATAAAAGTCATCATCCGCCAGAAGAAGCTTTCGGAGACTAAAAATGATTTTATCAACAATATGACCCATGAGTTTAAAACACCAATAGCTACCGTAAGCTTGGCAGTGGAAGCCCTCCAAGATCCGGAGTTGATCAATCAGGACACCTTCCGCAACCGCTATCTAGGTATCATTAAGGATGAAAACAAACGCTTAGGCTCTCAGGTGGAGAAAGTATTGCAGGCAGCTGCACTGGACAAGAAGGATTTCAAGCTGAAGTTTGAGCAAGTGAACATTGTAGATCTGATAAAGGATGCAAAGAAACATTTCGACCTCCAAGTAGAGAAAAAAGGCGGGCGTATTATGCTGGAGATTGATGTCAATGTCCCCTATCTCGAAGCAGATGCCTTTCATCTTTCCAATATCATCAATAACTTGTTGGACAATGCCAATAAATACTCAGCTGAAAAGCCACAAATCGCGTTAAAGGTAAAGGAGCTGGCAGGTGGTTTTTCCATCACCATCAAGGACAATGGGATGGGCATGTCCAAGGAATCCGTAAAGAAGATCTTTGATAAGTTTTATAGAGTGCCTACAGGAAATGTCCATGATGTAAAAGGCTTCGGCCTGGGACTGGCCTACGTCAAAACCATGGTGGAGGAGCATTGTGGAGAGATTACTGTAGAGAGTGAAATTAATAAAGGAAGTACATTTACGATCACGTTACCCCGGAAAAAATGA
- the lysA gene encoding diaminopimelate decarboxylase, translating into MTIDNQQYQIQGVPLLDIAKEYGTPVYVYDGQKILDQVATLQKAFSSVNLKIKYATKALSNINILKLMKKAGTGVDAVSIEEVKLCLHVGYAPSEIMFTPNCVSFEEIQAAVDLGVMINIDNIPMLEHFGTYYGNSVPLCIRLNPHILAGGNAKISVGHIDSKFGISILQLKHVLKIVEVHNLKVEGLHVHTGSDILDAEVFLKGAEILFDAAKEFKDLQFLDFGGGFKVGYKEGDITTDMVEVGKKVSAAFKEFCQNYGRELEIWFEPGKFLVSECGHLLVNANVVKSTPASTFIGVDSGLNHLIRPMMYDAYHGVENISRTTGPDRVYTIVGYICETDTIAADRKLKEVKEGDILAIKNAGAYGFSMASNYNSRLRPAEVLVLDGKAHLIRQRESFEDILRHQVDIGL; encoded by the coding sequence ATGACTATTGACAACCAACAATACCAGATCCAGGGTGTTCCGCTATTGGACATCGCCAAGGAATATGGCACACCAGTGTATGTCTATGACGGACAGAAAATACTGGATCAAGTGGCCACCTTACAAAAAGCCTTTTCTTCTGTAAACCTGAAGATAAAATATGCTACCAAGGCCCTCTCCAACATCAACATTCTCAAGCTAATGAAAAAAGCCGGAACTGGTGTGGATGCGGTGTCCATTGAGGAGGTGAAGCTTTGCCTGCACGTCGGATATGCTCCATCGGAAATCATGTTTACGCCAAACTGCGTTTCTTTTGAAGAAATTCAAGCAGCCGTGGACTTGGGTGTCATGATCAACATCGATAATATTCCTATGCTGGAACATTTTGGCACTTACTATGGCAATAGTGTGCCGCTTTGCATCCGCCTAAACCCGCATATCCTCGCTGGTGGAAACGCCAAAATTTCTGTTGGACACATCGATAGTAAATTTGGTATTTCCATCCTACAATTGAAGCATGTACTCAAAATCGTAGAAGTCCATAACCTAAAAGTCGAAGGACTCCATGTGCATACCGGCTCTGATATTCTGGATGCGGAGGTATTCTTAAAAGGAGCGGAAATCCTCTTTGACGCTGCCAAAGAATTCAAAGATCTCCAATTCCTCGATTTTGGTGGAGGATTTAAGGTAGGCTATAAAGAAGGTGACATCACCACAGATATGGTGGAAGTAGGGAAAAAAGTCTCTGCAGCCTTTAAGGAATTCTGCCAAAACTACGGAAGGGAGCTCGAAATCTGGTTCGAACCAGGCAAGTTCTTGGTCAGCGAATGCGGCCACCTCCTTGTCAATGCCAATGTCGTTAAATCTACGCCAGCTTCTACATTCATTGGGGTCGATTCTGGCCTTAACCACCTGATTCGTCCCATGATGTATGACGCTTACCATGGTGTCGAAAACATTTCCCGTACCACTGGTCCGGATCGGGTCTATACCATCGTAGGCTACATTTGTGAGACAGACACCATCGCCGCTGACAGAAAACTCAAAGAAGTCAAAGAAGGCGATATCCTGGCGATCAAAAATGCCGGTGCCTATGGCTTTAGCATGGCGTCCAACTATAACTCCAGGCTACGTCCTGCAGAAGTCTTAGTGCTGGATGGCAAAGCTCACCTCATCCGGCAACGTGAAAGCTTTGAGGATATCTTGCGCCATCAAGTGGATATAGGGCTATAA
- the gltX gene encoding glutamate--tRNA ligase, with the protein MTKEVRVRFAPSPTGALHIGGVRTALYNYLFAKKNQGKFLLRIEDTDQTRFVPGAEEYIREALEWIGITPDESPWKEGPHGPYRQSERKPLYMQYAMDLVEKGHAYYAFDTSEELDAMRERLTAARVVSPQYNSITRTQMKNSLTLPEDEVKARLESGDPYVIRLKVPRKEEIRLNDMIRGWVMVHSNTLDDKVLMKSDGMPTYHLANIVDDHLMGITHVIRGEEWLPSAPIHVLLYRYLGWEATMPQFAHLPLLLKPDGNGKLSKRDADKNGFPIFPMDWTDPRTGDFSQGFRQAGYFPDAFVNFLAFLGWNPGDNQEIFSMEELINAFSVERIGKSGTKFDINKAKWFNEQYLKAKSNHDLAHYLTEDLKKEDIEILQAKAEQIVAIMKERATFPGDLWKEGRFMLIAPTEFDEKVASKKWNEDVVAVLTAFKDSLSKFEGEFTPQSAKAMLESAAESQEIKLGKVMQAVRLAVTGVGAGPDLMEIFTIIGKDELIKRIDFALNTLEVKAK; encoded by the coding sequence ATGACTAAAGAAGTACGCGTTCGTTTTGCTCCATCTCCCACAGGAGCCCTCCATATCGGTGGTGTCCGCACTGCCCTTTACAATTATCTTTTTGCAAAGAAAAATCAGGGTAAATTCCTACTGAGAATAGAAGATACTGACCAGACGAGATTTGTCCCAGGCGCTGAAGAATACATCAGGGAAGCCTTGGAATGGATAGGCATCACGCCAGACGAAAGCCCATGGAAAGAAGGTCCTCACGGCCCGTACCGTCAGTCAGAACGAAAGCCGCTTTACATGCAATATGCCATGGACCTCGTAGAAAAAGGCCATGCGTATTATGCTTTTGATACTTCCGAAGAACTCGATGCCATGCGCGAGCGGCTTACCGCAGCAAGGGTAGTTTCTCCGCAGTACAATTCGATCACCAGGACCCAGATGAAGAATTCCCTGACCCTTCCGGAAGATGAGGTAAAAGCCCGATTGGAATCCGGTGATCCTTATGTGATCCGTCTGAAAGTCCCTAGAAAAGAAGAAATACGCCTGAATGACATGATCCGTGGCTGGGTAATGGTGCATTCCAATACCTTGGACGACAAGGTACTGATGAAATCTGACGGCATGCCCACTTACCACCTTGCCAATATCGTAGATGACCACCTGATGGGCATCACGCATGTAATTCGTGGCGAGGAGTGGTTGCCTTCTGCGCCTATCCACGTTCTATTGTACAGATACTTGGGCTGGGAAGCGACCATGCCGCAGTTTGCCCACCTTCCGCTCCTGCTAAAACCTGACGGAAATGGCAAACTCTCCAAGAGGGATGCGGACAAGAATGGTTTCCCCATTTTCCCAATGGACTGGACAGATCCTCGTACGGGTGATTTCTCCCAAGGATTTAGACAAGCGGGATATTTTCCGGATGCATTTGTAAACTTCCTGGCCTTCTTGGGGTGGAATCCTGGCGATAACCAAGAGATCTTCAGCATGGAAGAGCTGATCAATGCCTTTTCTGTAGAACGCATCGGTAAATCGGGAACGAAATTTGATATCAATAAGGCGAAATGGTTTAACGAACAATACCTCAAAGCTAAGTCAAACCATGATCTGGCCCATTACCTGACCGAAGACCTTAAGAAAGAGGACATCGAAATCCTTCAAGCCAAGGCCGAACAAATCGTGGCCATCATGAAAGAGAGGGCTACATTCCCCGGAGACCTGTGGAAAGAAGGACGGTTTATGCTGATCGCACCTACGGAATTCGATGAAAAAGTAGCTTCCAAAAAATGGAATGAGGATGTCGTGGCCGTACTTACTGCCTTCAAGGATTCCCTTAGCAAGTTTGAAGGGGAATTTACGCCCCAAAGCGCTAAAGCCATGTTGGAGTCTGCTGCGGAAAGCCAAGAAATAAAGCTTGGAAAAGTAATGCAGGCGGTACGACTAGCAGTAACGGGTGTAGGCGCAGGTCCTGATCTCATGGAGATTTTTACCATTATTGGTAAAGATGAGCTAATCAAAAGGATCGATTTTGCGTTAAATACCTTGGAGGTCAAAGCAAAATAA
- a CDS encoding porin family protein translates to MTPVYKFIVLCLLLTGTATLAHAQLSVGFRGGVSYSGMSYRPTVAIPKTKAHGVKSKPIYGIAIEHYFKNHAGVELDIQYLTTGYVEYNEDETLSNETELDYLKIPFLSNFYFGRSGRFHIKMGPHFGYLLNATDVRREFESKNPDLPILPTYGQPGDDPKKFMYGLTAGAGISKVFGKSTIVAEVRASYELGRPESQDRIFDMEITNLEFTVSYLFQVMEK, encoded by the coding sequence ATCACACCTGTATATAAATTTATCGTTCTCTGCTTGCTGCTGACAGGAACTGCTACATTGGCACATGCTCAACTTAGTGTTGGCTTTCGTGGGGGAGTTTCATACTCTGGCATGTCTTATCGACCCACAGTGGCCATTCCAAAGACAAAAGCTCATGGCGTAAAAAGCAAGCCCATTTACGGCATAGCCATCGAGCATTATTTTAAAAACCATGCGGGAGTGGAGCTGGATATCCAGTATTTGACGACTGGCTATGTCGAGTACAATGAAGATGAAACCCTCTCTAACGAAACGGAGCTGGATTACCTGAAAATCCCCTTTCTATCCAATTTTTATTTTGGACGATCGGGGAGATTCCACATCAAGATGGGACCCCACTTTGGCTATTTGCTTAACGCTACCGATGTCCGGAGAGAATTTGAATCAAAGAATCCTGACTTGCCTATTTTACCTACCTATGGCCAGCCGGGAGATGATCCCAAGAAATTTATGTATGGACTGACTGCTGGCGCCGGTATTTCCAAAGTTTTTGGAAAAAGTACCATTGTCGCTGAAGTAAGGGCTTCTTATGAACTTGGCAGGCCGGAAAGCCAAGACCGGATTTTTGACATGGAAATCACCAACCTGGAGTTTACCGTCTCCTATCTTTTCCAAGTGATGGAGAAATAA
- a CDS encoding DUF4221 family protein codes for MQYLFPRYIIPFFWAGILFSCHSKSAHNNTLESGNLRDLVKDTLWLEKDINTQSLGNDFTYLEKEGKVLLGQVNGRRLLLYDAQSGSLLSAQPFEEEGPNGIGSFISGSLISEDSVLFLSGGKQLIVADHRAKVLSRHDLPAHENTVRGSSHYATFVHNPIYLIGNKVILTDVPFVLKAPMLAYENWLMQYDLQTDEEKYVPFTFPEKYEDFLDDSEFCHYSHAYSDRKKEHYISFAADDRLLCIRDEKHSWVDAGSSEPMEFLRGTTDKSGEYIVFNPNPESSQYGTLQYSPWHELLVRAAKLSVDTERKVEHQSFILLDKSLTKTAELKFTSREFSSLGFFMPDGFYLKLAQQESDDKIGYAKIILPGME; via the coding sequence ATGCAATATCTATTTCCCCGATATATCATACCCTTCTTTTGGGCCGGAATTCTATTCAGTTGCCATAGTAAATCAGCTCATAACAATACATTAGAATCTGGTAACCTTAGGGATTTGGTAAAGGATACTTTATGGCTTGAAAAAGATATTAATACACAGTCGCTGGGAAATGATTTTACCTATCTGGAAAAAGAAGGAAAAGTACTGCTTGGCCAGGTTAATGGTCGCAGGCTTTTGCTGTATGATGCCCAATCGGGTAGCCTTTTATCTGCCCAGCCTTTTGAAGAGGAAGGCCCCAATGGCATAGGCAGTTTTATTTCTGGTAGCTTGATCAGTGAAGACAGCGTGCTGTTTCTGTCCGGTGGAAAGCAGCTGATCGTGGCAGATCATCGGGCCAAGGTACTCAGTAGGCATGATCTCCCTGCCCACGAAAACACTGTAAGGGGAAGCAGCCATTATGCCACTTTTGTCCACAATCCGATTTACCTCATAGGGAATAAGGTCATCCTTACTGATGTCCCATTTGTGCTGAAAGCACCCATGTTGGCATATGAAAACTGGCTAATGCAATATGATTTGCAAACTGACGAGGAGAAATATGTGCCCTTTACTTTTCCGGAGAAGTACGAGGACTTTCTGGATGATTCGGAGTTTTGTCACTATTCCCACGCATATTCGGACCGTAAAAAGGAACATTATATTTCATTTGCGGCGGATGATAGGCTACTCTGCATTAGAGATGAAAAGCATTCGTGGGTGGATGCGGGAAGTAGTGAACCCATGGAATTTTTGCGTGGCACAACAGACAAAAGTGGTGAATACATCGTTTTTAATCCAAATCCTGAGTCCAGTCAGTATGGAACCTTGCAGTACAGTCCTTGGCATGAGCTGTTGGTTAGAGCAGCAAAATTATCAGTGGATACGGAGCGTAAAGTAGAACATCAAAGCTTCATTCTATTGGATAAAAGCTTAACCAAAACTGCAGAGTTGAAATTTACATCTCGGGAATTTTCTTCTTTGGGATTTTTTATGCCTGATGGCTTTTACCTGAAACTTGCCCAGCAGGAAAGTGATGACAAAATAGGCTATGCCAAGATTATTTTACCTGGAATGGAGTAG